A region of Bradyrhizobium sp. SZCCHNS1050 DNA encodes the following proteins:
- a CDS encoding MFS transporter, which yields MAEHLEIALVEDPTIADNGSSSRLPRFALLAASVSGFLFQVDLTGLAAALPDIASSLGVPVQDQAWIIDIYSLALIFALPVAGPFADRHGRRRVFIGGGVLFALSSALSAASTTFESLLAWRVLQGVAGAAITSAAAALLAAAYPGKRRAWAFGIWGTVIGGSMVVGPPLGAIIASYAGWPWIFWINLPLCMALVVFASPLAESERVGSQPPMDWLGPNLLALVVGSSAYALLSSGGFRGIALATTVLASCAFWVVERRHPRPAFDFGLFASVPFLALCITAIASSIGYWSLLVHLPQMMRGPMGLDASRSGLLLTALTIPMLLLPSLGARLSQCMPARFYFGGGLTVVGVAALFLGAISRDLSSSAATWAVGAMLLLGGAGCALFNAQITAFSVSSVPADRAATAAAMCVTMRQVGFAFGIALIGAVLNLGGSGLYPPAFLLVGAITLVLGAIVFALLSIPVARELQ from the coding sequence ATGGCAGAACATCTCGAAATTGCGCTGGTTGAGGATCCGACAATCGCGGATAACGGTTCTTCTTCACGATTGCCGCGGTTTGCGCTTCTTGCGGCGAGTGTCAGCGGATTCCTGTTCCAGGTCGATCTCACGGGCCTGGCCGCAGCGCTACCGGACATCGCCAGCAGCTTAGGGGTCCCGGTGCAAGACCAGGCCTGGATTATCGACATCTACAGCCTCGCTCTCATCTTCGCGCTTCCGGTTGCCGGTCCGTTTGCAGACCGACACGGGCGGCGAAGAGTGTTCATTGGCGGCGGCGTCTTGTTTGCTCTCTCCTCGGCACTGTCTGCGGCGTCGACCACGTTCGAGAGCCTGCTGGCGTGGCGCGTGCTGCAAGGCGTCGCAGGCGCTGCGATCACGTCGGCGGCTGCGGCGCTACTCGCGGCCGCTTATCCGGGTAAGCGACGCGCCTGGGCCTTCGGCATCTGGGGTACGGTCATCGGTGGCTCAATGGTCGTCGGACCACCGCTCGGAGCAATCATTGCCTCCTATGCTGGCTGGCCGTGGATCTTCTGGATCAATCTTCCGCTCTGTATGGCGCTCGTGGTCTTCGCCTCGCCGCTGGCGGAATCGGAACGTGTCGGCTCTCAACCGCCAATGGATTGGCTCGGGCCGAACCTGCTAGCGCTAGTCGTCGGTTCCTCAGCGTACGCGCTCCTCTCATCAGGCGGATTTCGTGGGATAGCATTGGCTACAACCGTGCTCGCTTCTTGTGCGTTCTGGGTCGTAGAGCGCAGGCACCCGCGGCCGGCCTTTGATTTCGGACTGTTTGCGTCGGTTCCGTTCCTTGCCCTTTGTATCACCGCTATTGCAAGTTCGATCGGTTACTGGTCCTTGCTCGTCCATCTGCCGCAGATGATGCGCGGGCCGATGGGGCTCGATGCAAGTCGCTCCGGATTGCTGCTAACCGCGCTCACCATACCAATGCTCCTGCTGCCTAGTCTGGGCGCGCGCTTGTCGCAGTGTATGCCGGCACGGTTCTACTTCGGCGGAGGACTGACGGTGGTTGGCGTCGCGGCATTGTTCCTGGGAGCCATTTCAAGGGATCTATCCAGCTCGGCAGCGACGTGGGCCGTGGGCGCGATGCTGCTCCTGGGCGGAGCGGGGTGCGCACTGTTCAACGCTCAGATCACGGCCTTCTCGGTTTCCTCGGTTCCAGCCGATCGAGCGGCGACGGCTGCCGCCATGTGTGTCACAATGCGTCAGGTGGGCTTTGCTTTCGGCATCGCGCTGATAGGAGCCGTCCTGAATCTGGGCGGTAGCGGCCTGTATCCACCCGCTTTTCTTCTCGTCGGTGCGATCACGCTTGTGCTTGGTGCAATTGTGTTTGCCTTGCTCTCAATTCCTGTCGCAAGGGAGCTGCAGTAA
- a CDS encoding LysR substrate-binding domain-containing protein, with protein MVRRLPPFAPLVAFDAVARHRSFTRAAEELGVTQSAVSHRIRQLETFYGTTLLRRLNPGVELSAEGSLLRAELAMLLDTMAGLEPRLRRRASRQTVRLGSGPAFAAWWLVRRLPSFQSEHPDIDVEFEPIQAEQDATSSVDLRIVWTSLAEARPSSTQAPLFQERVVPVCAPRVLPEGKPLANPAGLIELPLIRKGSDPAGEWSWEFWFKTLGVNQAVSRGPVLRDIGLCLTSAVEGGGVALGRSLLIADAVADGRLVPALLATPHVSSSKVHVARWRPELTGDRAIRTLVNWLSRETLVTANCPSA; from the coding sequence ATGGTCCGTCGCCTTCCACCTTTTGCTCCATTGGTCGCGTTCGACGCCGTCGCGCGCCACCGCTCATTCACTCGCGCGGCTGAAGAACTTGGTGTGACCCAGAGCGCGGTCAGTCATCGAATTCGGCAGCTCGAGACATTTTACGGGACGACTCTGCTCCGCAGACTCAATCCCGGGGTCGAGCTGAGCGCCGAAGGAAGTTTGCTGCGAGCCGAACTTGCGATGTTGCTCGACACCATGGCCGGACTGGAGCCTCGTCTGCGCCGCCGCGCCAGCCGCCAAACCGTCAGATTGGGTTCAGGCCCGGCGTTCGCCGCGTGGTGGCTCGTCAGGCGACTTCCATCGTTTCAGTCGGAGCATCCCGACATCGATGTCGAGTTCGAGCCAATCCAAGCGGAGCAGGACGCGACGAGTTCAGTCGATCTTCGTATCGTCTGGACGTCGCTTGCCGAAGCACGGCCCAGTTCGACTCAAGCGCCATTGTTTCAGGAACGGGTGGTTCCGGTGTGCGCGCCACGTGTGCTGCCTGAAGGCAAGCCGCTGGCGAATCCGGCCGGTCTGATTGAGCTTCCGCTGATTCGCAAGGGGAGCGATCCCGCCGGTGAGTGGAGTTGGGAATTCTGGTTCAAGACACTTGGCGTGAACCAGGCCGTCTCCCGCGGGCCGGTTCTGCGTGATATCGGGCTTTGCCTCACCTCTGCCGTCGAAGGCGGCGGGGTCGCGCTTGGACGCTCGCTTCTGATCGCCGACGCAGTCGCCGATGGCCGCCTCGTACCGGCGTTGTTGGCGACGCCTCACGTGTCTTCGAGCAAAGTCCATGTGGCACGTTGGCGTCCAGAACTCACCGGTGATCGAGCTATCCGGACTTTAGTCAATTGGCTTTCTCGAGAAACATTGGTTACGGCAAACTGCCCCTCGGCTTGA
- a CDS encoding class I SAM-dependent methyltransferase, producing the protein MEQRFTFDQVANVYRASRPDYPEALIDDVMSFANLEPTDAVLEIGCGTGQATKSFAKRGLQIVAIDPGSEMIRYARETLASFANVKLAEATFEAWPVGNSVFALIFAAQAWHWVSPEVRFVKAAQLLSTNGTLAVFGHVPVGLPSHLLERFKQIWLRHTGSWGAPPEAWYLPNGPFKDWFDQSQLFGPVEHKCYLWKWQHTASSYTEFLSTRSDVRLLAAETREDLLDEIAKAIDDQGGGLDIDYETHLYIAHRIDGDK; encoded by the coding sequence ATGGAGCAGCGTTTCACATTCGATCAGGTCGCGAACGTATACAGGGCCTCACGACCCGATTACCCTGAGGCTCTGATTGACGATGTCATGTCATTTGCAAACCTAGAGCCAACCGATGCCGTTCTTGAAATTGGCTGTGGAACGGGTCAAGCAACAAAAAGCTTTGCGAAGCGGGGTTTGCAGATCGTCGCCATTGATCCCGGATCGGAAATGATCCGCTACGCGCGCGAGACTTTGGCGAGTTTTGCCAACGTGAAACTAGCCGAGGCTACTTTCGAGGCGTGGCCGGTTGGAAATTCAGTGTTCGCTCTAATCTTTGCGGCACAGGCGTGGCACTGGGTATCCCCGGAAGTGCGGTTCGTAAAAGCCGCCCAACTGCTTTCGACTAACGGAACACTGGCCGTCTTCGGGCACGTGCCTGTCGGACTACCCTCACATTTACTGGAACGGTTTAAGCAAATTTGGCTACGTCACACGGGCTCGTGGGGGGCGCCGCCCGAAGCTTGGTACCTACCGAACGGCCCGTTTAAGGACTGGTTTGACCAGTCGCAGTTGTTCGGGCCCGTTGAACACAAGTGCTATCTGTGGAAATGGCAGCACACGGCGTCCAGCTACACCGAGTTTCTGAGCACGCGGTCGGACGTTCGGTTACTCGCGGCAGAGACGCGTGAAGACCTGCTCGATGAAATTGCAAAAGCAATCGACGATCAAGGAGGCGGCCTCGACATCGATTATGAAACGCATCTTTACATTGCTCACCGTATTGATGGCGACAAATAG
- a CDS encoding IS1182 family transposase has protein sequence MMGHRQVEQAALFYEFSLERHIPADHLVRSIDRFVDLEDLRRELAPFYSNIGRPSIDPELMIRMLLIGYCFGIRSERRLCDEVHLNLAYRWFCRLGLDGGVPDHSTFSKNRHGRFRESDLFRRVFETVLRRCIRERLIGGEGFAVDASLIKADANRQKGIEGDKRLPPEAAGRAIDEYLAVLDDAAFGAATEVTPKFVSPSDPAARWTGAHGGQAFFAYSTNYLVDVENAIIVDVEATTAIRQAEVLAAKRMIERSIERFDLYPSRLLGDSAYGSAEMLGWLVYEHGIEPHVTVFDKSARTDGTFSREAFTYDHTRDVYRCPAGNPLTTTGTLVNNDTTVLYRASKRDCQACSLRSRCCPNTPARKVPRSIYEGARDMAREIASSWEGRTSRRLRKKIEMLFAHLKRILKLDRLRLRGPNGARDEFTLAAAAQNLRKMAKLIPMPALTPA, from the coding sequence ATGATGGGGCATCGGCAAGTCGAACAGGCTGCGTTGTTCTATGAGTTCTCGCTGGAAAGGCACATCCCAGCCGACCACCTCGTGCGGTCGATCGATAGGTTCGTCGACCTTGAGGACTTACGGCGGGAGCTGGCGCCGTTCTACAGCAACATCGGGCGGCCCTCGATCGATCCGGAGCTGATGATCAGGATGCTCTTGATCGGCTATTGCTTCGGCATCCGATCGGAACGGCGCCTCTGCGATGAAGTCCATCTCAATCTGGCATACCGCTGGTTTTGCCGGCTGGGTCTAGATGGAGGCGTCCCCGATCACTCGACGTTCTCGAAGAACAGGCACGGCCGCTTCCGTGAGAGCGATCTCTTCCGTCGCGTGTTCGAGACCGTCTTGCGCCGCTGCATCCGGGAGCGCCTGATCGGCGGCGAAGGGTTCGCAGTCGACGCGAGCCTGATCAAGGCGGATGCCAATCGGCAGAAGGGAATCGAAGGCGATAAGAGGCTTCCGCCGGAGGCTGCGGGTCGAGCGATCGACGAGTATCTTGCCGTTCTTGATGATGCCGCGTTCGGTGCCGCGACGGAGGTCACGCCCAAGTTTGTATCGCCCTCCGACCCGGCGGCGCGCTGGACGGGAGCGCACGGCGGCCAAGCCTTCTTCGCCTACTCGACGAACTATCTGGTCGACGTCGAGAATGCGATCATCGTCGATGTCGAAGCGACCACGGCGATCCGCCAGGCAGAAGTATTGGCCGCCAAGCGCATGATTGAGCGTTCAATCGAAAGGTTCGATCTTTATCCAAGCCGGCTTCTCGGCGACAGCGCCTATGGCTCCGCTGAGATGCTCGGGTGGCTGGTCTACGAGCACGGGATCGAGCCGCACGTGACCGTCTTCGACAAGTCGGCCCGCACCGACGGGACCTTCTCGCGTGAGGCCTTCACCTACGACCATACCAGGGACGTCTATCGCTGCCCCGCTGGCAACCCCCTCACCACTACAGGGACGCTGGTGAACAACGACACGACGGTCCTCTACCGTGCGAGCAAGCGCGATTGTCAAGCATGCTCTCTAAGAAGCAGGTGTTGCCCCAACACCCCGGCTCGAAAAGTGCCGCGCTCGATCTACGAGGGCGCTCGCGACATGGCACGCGAGATCGCAAGCTCATGGGAAGGCCGCACTTCACGCCGGCTCCGCAAGAAGATTGAGATGCTGTTCGCGCATCTCAAGCGCATCCTCAAGCTAGATCGGCTGCGACTAAGAGGGCCGAACGGCGCACGCGACGAGTTCACCCTCGCTGCAGCCGCTCAGAACCTTCGTAAGATGGCCAAGCTGATCCCGATGCCCGCGCTGACGCCCGCGTGA
- a CDS encoding bifunctional transcriptional activator/DNA repair enzyme AdaA, translating into MARRNRTPSSALTDIGRLDPVVCERARVSRDKSYDGLFFSGVRTTRIYCRPVCPVRPAKAENVTFYLSAAAAEQEGFRPCLRCRPETAPFSPAWKGSRTTVERALRLISSGALDDANIETLAERLGIGPRHLSRLFKKYVGASPAQVARTGRVQRAKRLLDETKLPMTEVALRSGFCSLRRFNSVFAEVYKRPPTSIRRAKA; encoded by the coding sequence GTGGCTCGCCGGAATCGGACTCCGTCGTCGGCTTTAACGGACATCGGGAGGCTTGATCCCGTTGTATGCGAACGTGCCCGAGTGAGTCGCGACAAGAGCTATGACGGCCTGTTCTTCTCAGGCGTCCGAACCACGAGGATCTATTGCAGGCCGGTGTGCCCGGTGCGCCCCGCCAAGGCCGAAAACGTGACGTTTTATCTTTCGGCAGCTGCAGCTGAGCAGGAGGGATTTCGACCATGCCTCAGATGCCGCCCCGAAACGGCACCGTTCTCTCCAGCTTGGAAGGGCTCACGGACGACAGTTGAGCGCGCCCTACGTCTGATTAGCAGTGGTGCACTAGACGATGCGAACATCGAAACACTCGCAGAACGTCTCGGCATCGGACCGCGGCATCTATCACGCCTATTCAAAAAATATGTCGGCGCAAGTCCCGCCCAAGTCGCGCGAACGGGGCGTGTTCAACGAGCAAAGCGTCTCTTGGACGAGACGAAGCTTCCGATGACCGAGGTCGCACTTAGATCAGGATTCTGCAGCCTACGGCGTTTCAACAGTGTGTTTGCTGAGGTATACAAGCGTCCACCGACTTCGATCCGGCGGGCGAAGGCTTGA
- a CDS encoding MFS transporter: MGDEQHFVGWSVAWAAFTLAVLAWGIGFYGPSVFLPTLHSSRGWSISEISAAITFHFVLSALLVAYLPDIHRRIGIAGTTLGGALLMAIGLIGWSRSWEPWQLFLAAIPSAGGWAATSGAALNAIVARWFERDRPKAMSLAFNGASVGGVLFVPLWLFLIDWLGFQTAALAVSIVALGVMGWISIRYFRLSPTSLGLSPDGNGVPTVVAKPTTRLSRSSIIRMPGFLTLSAAFALGLFAQIGLLSHLVSRLTPDVGATTAGLLLSLATACAVIGRTLTGWWIGDHDRRIAAAINFAVQTVGVLLLIFGNGWIVLTFGCVIFGFGIGNLTTLPPLIAQKEFDRKDVVAVVALIVAINQAVFAFAPAIVGALRDATSGYGTAFGIVACIQLLAAMVVLLGRKAVVPPARSA, encoded by the coding sequence ATGGGTGACGAGCAGCATTTCGTTGGTTGGTCGGTGGCATGGGCTGCCTTTACCTTGGCGGTGCTCGCCTGGGGCATCGGCTTCTATGGTCCTTCGGTCTTTCTTCCGACTCTGCACTCCTCGCGCGGATGGTCCATCTCGGAAATCTCGGCTGCCATTACCTTTCATTTCGTGCTGAGTGCGCTCCTGGTCGCGTATTTGCCCGACATTCATCGCAGAATTGGGATTGCCGGGACGACACTGGGCGGTGCTCTTCTGATGGCCATCGGGTTGATCGGATGGTCCAGATCGTGGGAGCCGTGGCAACTCTTCTTAGCGGCCATTCCGAGTGCGGGAGGTTGGGCCGCTACAAGTGGTGCTGCCCTAAACGCCATTGTCGCCAGATGGTTCGAGCGCGATCGCCCGAAGGCGATGAGTCTGGCGTTCAATGGCGCAAGTGTCGGGGGGGTTCTGTTCGTGCCTTTGTGGCTCTTCTTGATCGATTGGCTCGGCTTTCAAACCGCGGCGCTGGCCGTGTCCATTGTTGCCCTCGGCGTTATGGGTTGGATTTCTATTCGATACTTCAGGCTGTCCCCCACCAGCCTTGGTCTCTCTCCCGATGGCAACGGAGTGCCTACGGTTGTCGCGAAACCGACAACGAGACTATCTCGCTCTAGCATTATTCGTATGCCGGGATTCCTTACGCTTTCGGCGGCGTTTGCGCTTGGCTTGTTTGCGCAGATCGGCCTTCTGTCACACTTGGTCTCCCGCCTCACTCCCGATGTTGGTGCGACAACTGCGGGCCTGCTTCTCAGCCTAGCGACGGCATGTGCAGTAATCGGACGGACTCTGACGGGATGGTGGATCGGAGATCACGACCGGCGGATCGCCGCAGCCATTAACTTCGCGGTTCAGACCGTAGGAGTTCTGCTGCTCATCTTCGGCAACGGATGGATCGTACTGACATTTGGCTGCGTCATCTTCGGATTTGGCATCGGGAATCTTACGACTTTGCCGCCATTGATCGCGCAGAAGGAGTTCGATCGTAAGGATGTGGTGGCGGTGGTTGCGCTGATCGTTGCCATCAATCAGGCAGTATTTGCGTTCGCGCCAGCCATTGTTGGTGCTCTCCGCGATGCGACTTCGGGTTATGGAACGGCGTTCGGGATTGTCGCTTGCATCCAGCTTTTGGCTGCGATGGTTGTGCTCCTTGGGCGTAAGGCCGTGGTCCCGCCGGCGAGGTCAGCTTAG
- a CDS encoding GSCFA domain-containing protein, which produces MSTTALDSHTQFQSIVGQIRTLAYKYIEDKDFVSAQLAFQKLLELDPKDINARFIYAQLIDDGSHKKRAEARDMMLAILDENPEIFEQATEGNLHLIRSAAVRCSHVGPFTRSMELFRKLAAASNQAADYFSLSEILTQGNEFEEAVAALEKAIKLNPAYDNPINRETLELARSNAKKGKAKEAKGRAKVGRYPETKDFLGDLQTLITSHIAVNLAAAPKFLDKSTRFFTMGSCFARNLSKSLTDSGYASHHMEISEYINTTFANRVFVDWLRDAQIDPEIRERIVELLPPGSSKENTLAVIKQADVFILTLGVAAAFFDRETGAFVLPRPTALNSRALAEKYKFRTASVQENVDNVLYLIEFIRSIRPGIKVIVTVSPVPLLTSFEYESVVQADCLSKSTMRLVAHEVVNNSNLEDIWYWPSFEVFRWAGSNASSFFAADDGAAWHVSEDKVSATVRAFVQTFSPA; this is translated from the coding sequence ATGAGCACGACTGCCCTCGACAGCCACACCCAGTTTCAATCCATCGTCGGCCAGATCCGGACGCTCGCCTACAAATACATCGAGGACAAGGACTTCGTCAGCGCCCAGCTCGCGTTCCAGAAGCTGCTCGAGCTCGACCCCAAGGACATCAACGCGCGCTTCATCTATGCGCAGCTGATCGACGACGGCTCACACAAGAAGCGCGCCGAAGCGCGCGACATGATGCTGGCGATCCTCGACGAGAACCCTGAGATCTTTGAGCAGGCCACCGAAGGCAATCTGCACCTGATCCGCAGCGCCGCCGTGCGCTGCAGCCATGTCGGCCCGTTCACGCGCTCGATGGAGCTGTTCCGCAAGCTCGCGGCAGCCTCCAACCAGGCCGCCGACTATTTCTCGCTCAGCGAGATCCTGACCCAGGGCAACGAATTCGAGGAAGCGGTCGCGGCGCTGGAAAAGGCGATCAAGCTCAACCCGGCCTATGACAACCCGATCAACCGCGAGACGCTGGAGCTCGCGCGGTCGAACGCCAAGAAGGGCAAGGCCAAGGAAGCCAAGGGCCGCGCCAAGGTCGGACGCTATCCGGAGACCAAGGACTTCCTCGGCGACCTGCAGACGCTGATCACCAGCCACATCGCGGTGAACCTCGCCGCCGCGCCGAAATTCCTCGACAAGAGCACCCGCTTCTTCACCATGGGCTCGTGCTTCGCGCGCAACCTCTCCAAGAGCCTCACCGACAGCGGCTATGCCAGCCACCACATGGAGATCTCGGAGTACATCAACACGACCTTCGCCAACCGCGTGTTCGTCGACTGGCTGCGCGACGCCCAGATCGATCCCGAGATCCGCGAGCGCATCGTCGAGTTGCTGCCGCCGGGATCGAGCAAGGAGAATACGCTCGCCGTCATCAAGCAGGCCGACGTCTTCATCCTGACGCTCGGCGTCGCCGCGGCGTTCTTCGACCGCGAGACCGGCGCCTTCGTGCTGCCGCGGCCGACCGCGCTGAACTCGCGGGCGCTGGCCGAGAAGTACAAGTTCCGCACCGCCAGCGTGCAGGAGAACGTCGACAACGTGCTCTATCTGATCGAGTTCATCCGCAGCATCCGGCCTGGCATCAAGGTGATCGTCACCGTGTCGCCGGTGCCGCTGCTCACCTCGTTCGAATATGAATCGGTGGTGCAGGCCGACTGCCTGTCGAAGAGCACGATGCGGCTGGTCGCGCATGAGGTCGTCAACAATTCGAACCTCGAGGACATCTGGTACTGGCCGTCGTTCGAGGTGTTCCGCTGGGCCGGCTCCAACGCCTCCAGCTTCTTCGCCGCCGATGACGGCGCCGCCTGGCACGTCTCGGAGGACAAGGTGTCCGCGACGGTGCGCGCCTTCGTGCAGACCTTCTCGCCGGCCTGA
- a CDS encoding polysaccharide deacetylase family protein: MRNALGLLLATVVAALAITGVWYYVSKPSAAKAAAQSAAAKPSEPAPPPARVAAKASSKDDVETTGTVSTRMAASAPAPVQPKSTCANPDALGISRTVMVDTTGGPGFGLDHFKQFDFLADHEVVLTFDDGPWPVNTPAVLKALADECTTGIFFTIGKHATYHPEILRQVLAAGHVVGVHTWSHANLNGKKMTDETAKEELEKGFSAVKFALGTNPAPFFRFPQLQHRSSAVAYLGSRNVAMFSCDVDSFDFRSKDADQVVNTVMTGLDKKGKGIILMHDFQKNTALALPTLLRRLKAGGYKVVAMKPKGTLDTLPEYDAMIGQDPKLPTTMTNARPISSVIQTISQ; this comes from the coding sequence ATGCGTAATGCGTTAGGCTTGCTGCTGGCCACCGTCGTCGCGGCGTTGGCGATCACCGGTGTCTGGTACTACGTATCGAAGCCCAGCGCCGCCAAGGCCGCCGCGCAGAGCGCAGCGGCGAAGCCGTCCGAGCCGGCGCCGCCTCCGGCGCGCGTCGCCGCCAAGGCCAGCTCGAAGGACGATGTCGAGACGACCGGTACCGTCTCCACGCGTATGGCGGCAAGCGCGCCGGCGCCCGTGCAGCCCAAATCGACCTGCGCCAATCCGGACGCGCTCGGCATCTCCCGCACCGTCATGGTCGACACCACCGGCGGCCCCGGTTTCGGCCTCGACCATTTCAAGCAGTTCGACTTCCTCGCCGACCACGAGGTGGTGCTGACCTTCGACGACGGCCCGTGGCCGGTCAACACGCCGGCGGTGCTGAAGGCGCTGGCCGACGAATGCACCACCGGCATCTTCTTCACCATCGGCAAGCATGCGACCTATCATCCGGAGATCCTGCGCCAGGTGCTGGCCGCCGGTCACGTCGTCGGCGTTCATACCTGGTCGCACGCCAATCTGAACGGCAAGAAGATGACCGACGAGACGGCGAAGGAGGAGCTCGAGAAGGGTTTCAGCGCTGTCAAGTTCGCGCTCGGCACCAACCCGGCGCCGTTCTTCCGCTTCCCGCAACTGCAGCACCGGTCCTCTGCCGTGGCCTATCTCGGCAGCCGCAATGTCGCGATGTTCTCCTGCGACGTCGACAGCTTCGACTTCCGCTCCAAGGATGCCGACCAGGTCGTCAACACCGTGATGACCGGGCTCGACAAGAAGGGCAAGGGCATCATCCTGATGCACGACTTCCAGAAGAACACTGCGCTGGCGCTGCCGACCCTGCTGCGGCGGCTCAAGGCCGGCGGCTACAAGGTGGTCGCGATGAAGCCGAAGGGCACGCTCGACACGCTGCCGGAATATGACGCGATGATCGGCCAGGATCCGAAGCTGCCGACGACAATGACCAATGCGCGGCCGATCTCGAGCGTGATCCAGACCATCTCGCAGTGA
- a CDS encoding MFS transporter, whose amino-acid sequence MNAPQKRELFAAEGIAAPLRHAVFRRIWLASLLSNLGLLIQAVGAAWAMTQMTSSADKVALVQTALMLPVMFISMPAGAIADMYDRRIVALVALAVALGGATTLTVLAWYGLVTPERLLALCFVIGSGMALMGPAWQSSVSEQVPPETLPAAVALNGISYNIARSFGPAIGGVVVAAAGAVAAFAANALLYLPLLAALFLWRRVVEPSRLPREPLNRAIVSGVRYIVHSPSIRIVLIRTLVTGIIGGSISALMPLVARDLLHGGAQTYGIMLGAFGMGAVVGALNIGEIRKRLSGEAAIRTCALTLGAATAAVALSTAPVLTAAALVIAGAVWMLAVALFNIGVQLSAPRWVAGRALAAFQAAISGGIAIGSWGWGRLTDAAGVEVALLASGALMMVSPLLGLWLRMPPIGARNEDGETLADPEVQLELTPRSGPLVVEIEYRVAEDNARAFHDLMQDVQLSRQRNGAYGWSIARDIADPELWTERYHCPTWIDYLRQRNRSTRAERELHKRAIDFHIGTDPVRIRRMLERPFGSVRARDDIDRTAEQAPAVASAARSGP is encoded by the coding sequence ATGAATGCGCCGCAGAAACGTGAGCTGTTCGCCGCCGAAGGCATCGCCGCGCCGCTGCGGCACGCGGTGTTCCGCCGCATCTGGCTGGCGAGCCTGCTGTCGAACCTGGGCCTGCTGATCCAGGCGGTCGGCGCCGCCTGGGCGATGACGCAGATGACGTCGTCGGCCGACAAGGTTGCGCTGGTGCAGACCGCCTTGATGCTGCCGGTGATGTTCATCTCGATGCCGGCCGGCGCCATCGCCGACATGTATGACCGGCGCATCGTCGCGCTGGTCGCGCTCGCCGTGGCGCTCGGCGGCGCCACCACGTTGACGGTGCTGGCATGGTACGGCCTGGTGACGCCGGAGCGCCTGCTCGCGCTGTGCTTCGTCATCGGCAGCGGCATGGCGCTGATGGGGCCGGCCTGGCAATCCTCCGTCAGCGAGCAGGTGCCGCCGGAGACGCTGCCGGCCGCGGTCGCGCTGAACGGCATCAGCTACAACATCGCGCGCAGCTTCGGTCCGGCGATCGGCGGCGTCGTGGTCGCGGCCGCCGGCGCGGTCGCCGCGTTCGCGGCCAATGCGCTGCTGTATCTGCCGCTGCTCGCGGCATTGTTCCTGTGGCGGCGCGTGGTCGAGCCGAGCCGGCTGCCGCGCGAGCCGCTCAACCGCGCCATCGTCTCCGGCGTCCGCTACATCGTCCATTCGCCGTCGATCCGGATCGTGCTGATCCGCACGCTGGTCACTGGCATCATCGGCGGCTCGATCTCGGCGCTGATGCCGCTGGTCGCGCGCGACCTGCTGCATGGCGGCGCGCAGACCTACGGCATCATGCTCGGCGCCTTCGGCATGGGCGCGGTGGTCGGCGCGCTCAACATCGGCGAGATCAGGAAACGGCTGTCTGGTGAGGCCGCGATCCGCACCTGCGCGCTCACCTTGGGCGCGGCCACCGCGGCCGTCGCGCTCAGCACCGCGCCGGTCCTGACGGCGGCGGCGCTCGTCATCGCCGGTGCGGTGTGGATGCTGGCGGTGGCGCTGTTCAACATCGGCGTGCAGCTTTCGGCACCCCGCTGGGTCGCGGGCCGCGCACTGGCGGCATTTCAGGCCGCGATCTCCGGCGGCATCGCGATCGGCAGTTGGGGTTGGGGGCGTCTCACCGACGCCGCCGGCGTCGAGGTCGCGCTGCTCGCGTCGGGAGCGCTGATGATGGTGTCGCCGCTGCTCGGCCTGTGGCTGCGGATGCCGCCGATCGGGGCCCGCAACGAGGACGGCGAGACCTTGGCCGATCCGGAGGTGCAGCTCGAGCTGACGCCGCGCTCGGGGCCGCTGGTGGTCGAGATCGAGTACCGCGTCGCTGAAGACAATGCCCGCGCGTTTCACGACCTGATGCAGGACGTGCAGCTCAGCCGCCAGCGCAACGGCGCCTATGGCTGGTCGATCGCGCGCGACATCGCCGACCCCGAATTATGGACCGAGCGCTATCACTGCCCGACCTGGATCGACTATCTGCGTCAGCGCAACCGCTCGACCCGCGCCGAGCGCGAGCTGCACAAGCGCGCGATCGACTTCCACATCGGCACCGACCCGGTGCGCATCCGCCGCATGCTGGAACGCCCGTTCGGCTCGGTCCGGGCCAGGGACGACATCGACCGCACCGCCGAGCAGGCGCCTGCTGTCGCCTCGGCGGCTCGCAGCGGGCCGTAG